The window TTAAATCCATATTAACGCTTTTACTAGCTGTAATGGTAGCAGCTAACGTGACGACAGCTGTACCATGTTGATCGTCGTGCATAACAGGAATCGATAATTCTTCTTTTAATCGTTCTTCAATTTCGAAGCAATGAGGAGAGCCGATATCTTCAAGTAAAATCCCACCGAACGTAGGAGCGATATTTTTGACAGTACGAATGATCTCCTCAGGGTCTTTCGTATCTAATAAAATCGGTACACCGCTAATACCTACTAATTGGTTAAATAAGACCGATTTTCCTTCCATAACTGGCATACCTGCAACTGGACCGATGTCGCCAAGTCCTAAAATGGCTGTTCCGTCCGTGACAATGGCTACAGTATTGCCAATGCTTGTATAAATACGCGCTTTTTCAGGGTCTTCTTGAATGACTTGACAAACATTCGCAACCCCTGGTGTATAAACTTGGCGTAAATCAGAAAGGGAGCGAATATCAACTCTACGTTGCATATGTATTTTTCCGCCTTCATGCGCTCGTAAGACTTGGTCTGATATTCCGTGTAATTTAATTCCTTCGGATTGAAGTGCTTCAATTGATGCGAGAACTTGTTCGAATTGTTCTTCATCGATACAGTGAACGGTAATATTTCGCATCGTCCACGTTGGACCAAATTGTACCGTTGCTACTTCTCCGATATCTCCACCAGCTAATCCGATGGCGGTCGCCACTTTTCCAAGCTTCCCTGGAATGGCAGGTGTTTCAACCATTAATGTTTGTGTAATGTTTTTTGAATTTGAGCTCATGTTCTAACCTCCACTAGTCCTTACCTAAAGGGTTCGTTCTATATATTACGCTTTTTTTAATGATTTTCCTGCAATTCCTGGGTGAGTCATTTCAAAAGGATCTAAAATTTCATTCAATTCTTCTTCATTCAGTAAGTTATTTTCTAATATTAGGTCGCGAACTGGTCGATTCGTTGAAACCGCTTCCTTTGCGATTTTCGATGCTTGCTCATATCCAATATGAGGATTGAGTGCGGTAATTATGCCGACACTTCGATCTACATACTCTTTCATCCGCTCTTCATTGGCTTTAATGTCTTTTAAACAATACTCTGTAAAGGCTTTAAATGTATTGTTCATTATGGAGATTGACTGAATTAGGTTAAATACTAATACCGGCTCCATTACGTTTAGTTCAAGCTGCCCTGCTTCAGATGCAAGGGAAATCGTATGGTCATTCCCGATTACTTGGAAGGCTACTTGGTTTAACACTTCGGCCATGACAGGGTTTACCTTCCCAGGCATGATGGATGAGCCTGGCTGTCTTGCTGGTAATGAAATTTCACCTAATCCTGCTCTAGGCCCGGATGCCATTAAACGTAAATCGTTGGCGATTTTGGACATATTCACCATGCAAATTTTTAAAGCAGATGAAACTTCTGTGTACGCATCCGTATTTTGAGTAGCATCAACTAGGTGAGAGGCTTTTTCTAATGGTGCGCTACTAAGTTGACGCAGATGGTGAACGACGCGTTCAATGTATTCTGGGTCTGCATTTAATCCTGTTCCGACTGCCGTCGCACCCATGTTAATTTCGTATAGACCTTCTTTAGAACGTTTAATACGCTTAATGTCCCGCTCTATCACGCGACAATAGGCTTCAAACTCTTGTCCTAGACGAATCGGTACAGCATCCTGTAAATGAGTTCTTCCCATTTTAATGACATGACTAAATTCGTCAGCTTTCTGTTGAAAAACAGTGTGCATTGACTCCATCGTCTGTAGCAATTCTTCAAGTAGTTGCAAAAATGCCAGTTGGAAAGCGGTAGGAAACGCATCATTTGTCGACTGGGACATGTTAACGTGAGTGTTCGGACTAATAATATGGTAGCTTCCTTTTTCTTCTCCTAAAATTTCGAGTGCGCGATTCGCGATCACTTCGTTTCCGTTCATATTAATGGATGTACCAGCACCACCTTGGATGGGGTCAACAATAAATTGATCATGCCATTTTCCATCGATAATTTCTTGCGCTGCATCACTAATGGCGTGTCCTATTTCTGCATCAAGTTGCCCCGTTTCCATATTGGCTAGTGCCGCTGCTTTTTTCACTCTTGCTAAACTTGTAATGAGAGAATGATGAATACGATACCCAGTGATGGGGAAGTTTTCTGTAGCCCGTACAGTTTGTATGCCATAATATTTATCTTTTGGAATCTCTTTTTCACCAAGAAAGTCTTTTTCAATTCTGACTTCGTTCTGCTCGATAGTTGTAATCAACGTTCGTTCCTCGCTTTCAACTTGTTAATACATGGACACATCATGAGCAATCGGTGTTTCCATCCATTTCTTTACTTCTAGTAAATTATTTGATTTTCCTAAAACCCACATGAGCTTTGGTACGATGGCTTCAGAGTTCATATCTTTTGATAGAATGACGAGATCTTCTGCAATTTTACGTCCCACCTCATAGATGGTGATATCTTCTCCTTCTTCTAAACATTGTGTTGTGATCACAACTGCAATTCCTTCGTTAATGAGCTCCTTTACTTTCGGAATTAAATCGCGACCTTGGGCAGGGATACCACCACTTCCGTAACTTTCAATGACAACACCTTTATAGTGCTGTTTAATAAAATCAAAGATTTCAGGTTTCGTTCCAGGATGCAGTTTCAGAAGAAAAACATCTGGGCATAAAGAGGTATCTAATTTAATCGGACCAGCAGTTTCTTTTGCTAAAATATTAGTATATTCAACTTCATCACCAGAAATATAGGCAACATAAGGGTAGTTAATACTTTCAAACGCATCGTAACTTTTCGTACGCATTTTGATTGCGCGTGTACCAATAATGACACGTCCATCAAATACGACAAATACTCCACCGACATCTTCACAGGCGAAACGGAAGGCATCAATAATATTTTTCTTAGCATCCGTTCGTTCAAACTTGATTGGTAACTGTGACCCTGTGATGACAATCGGTTTATCCGCGTTTTGCAACATATATGATAAGGCAGCTGATGTATAGGCCATCGTATCGGTACCGTGTGTAATCACAAAGCCATCATAATCGGCATAGTTCTCATAAATGGCGTTTGCAATGTCTACCCATAACTCTGGCTGCATGTTTGTACTATCAATATTCATAATGAGCTTGCTATCCACTTCATAACGGTCAAATGGTAAAAAATCAATTAATTCATCAGGGGATACGCCAGGCTTCAAACCATTTTCGCTATGGACTGAAGCAATTGTTCCACCTGT is drawn from Bacillus kexueae and contains these coding sequences:
- a CDS encoding NAD-dependent malic enzyme: MSSNSKNITQTLMVETPAIPGKLGKVATAIGLAGGDIGEVATVQFGPTWTMRNITVHCIDEEQFEQVLASIEALQSEGIKLHGISDQVLRAHEGGKIHMQRRVDIRSLSDLRQVYTPGVANVCQVIQEDPEKARIYTSIGNTVAIVTDGTAILGLGDIGPVAGMPVMEGKSVLFNQLVGISGVPILLDTKDPEEIIRTVKNIAPTFGGILLEDIGSPHCFEIEERLKEELSIPVMHDDQHGTAVVTLAATITASKSVNMDLKSAKVGQIGLGAAGLAIAKMLMAYGVEQVYGVDKSQEAKERLTSIGGHSLDSIEELMETCDIIIATTGVPGLIRKEWVRSGQVILALSNPKPEIEPEVALEAGAAFAADGRSVNNILGFPGIFRGALNAQAKDITHKMLVAAAEAIAATTKNGNLVPHPLDPNVHEAVTKAVEEVATQLNNNIR
- the aspA gene encoding aspartate ammonia-lyase, which gives rise to MEQNEVRIEKDFLGEKEIPKDKYYGIQTVRATENFPITGYRIHHSLITSLARVKKAAALANMETGQLDAEIGHAISDAAQEIIDGKWHDQFIVDPIQGGAGTSINMNGNEVIANRALEILGEEKGSYHIISPNTHVNMSQSTNDAFPTAFQLAFLQLLEELLQTMESMHTVFQQKADEFSHVIKMGRTHLQDAVPIRLGQEFEAYCRVIERDIKRIKRSKEGLYEINMGATAVGTGLNADPEYIERVVHHLRQLSSAPLEKASHLVDATQNTDAYTEVSSALKICMVNMSKIANDLRLMASGPRAGLGEISLPARQPGSSIMPGKVNPVMAEVLNQVAFQVIGNDHTISLASEAGQLELNVMEPVLVFNLIQSISIMNNTFKAFTEYCLKDIKANEERMKEYVDRSVGIITALNPHIGYEQASKIAKEAVSTNRPVRDLILENNLLNEEELNEILDPFEMTHPGIAGKSLKKA
- a CDS encoding asparaginase, with product MKKILLLATGGTIASVHSENGLKPGVSPDELIDFLPFDRYEVDSKLIMNIDSTNMQPELWVDIANAIYENYADYDGFVITHGTDTMAYTSAALSYMLQNADKPIVITGSQLPIKFERTDAKKNIIDAFRFACEDVGGVFVVFDGRVIIGTRAIKMRTKSYDAFESINYPYVAYISGDEVEYTNILAKETAGPIKLDTSLCPDVFLLKLHPGTKPEIFDFIKQHYKGVVIESYGSGGIPAQGRDLIPKVKELINEGIAVVITTQCLEEGEDITIYEVGRKIAEDLVILSKDMNSEAIVPKLMWVLGKSNNLLEVKKWMETPIAHDVSMY